One part of the Oceanihabitans sp. IOP_32 genome encodes these proteins:
- a CDS encoding RNA methyltransferase, which translates to MAYDESLAKKISKLLREKRVLFREQETSGAMCFISNKKMLCGIYIDKTLDDNLLMAKIGEQAYEKEKSNAGILPMDYGGSAMPGYIFVKPEAFEKENELSRYLDLCIAFNKEESAKAPKTKKVQIQFED; encoded by the coding sequence ATGGCATACGATGAATCTTTAGCAAAGAAAATAAGTAAATTATTAAGAGAAAAAAGAGTTTTATTTCGTGAGCAAGAAACTTCGGGAGCTATGTGTTTTATTAGCAACAAAAAAATGCTATGTGGGATTTATATTGATAAAACCCTAGATGATAACTTACTCATGGCAAAAATTGGAGAGCAGGCTTATGAAAAAGAAAAATCAAATGCGGGTATTTTGCCTATGGATTATGGCGGAAGTGCTATGCCTGGTTATATTTTTGTAAAGCCCGAGGCTTTTGAAAAAGAAAATGAATTGTCACGTTATTTAGATTTGTGTATTGCTTTTAATAAAGAAGAAAGTGCCAAAGCACCGAAAACTAAAAAAGTGCAAATACAATTCGAAGATTAA
- a CDS encoding mechanosensitive ion channel family protein, whose amino-acid sequence MELITRFLELELFAVGKYSFKVATLILVIVIFLVTKITLWLIKKAMFRKMNLKQRKEGNVYSLFQIIKYLIWTISVGLILQTLGVEVTLLIASSAALLVGVGLGLQQTFNDIVSGIILLSERSIRISDILEIDGEIIKIQEIGLRTSKGLNTDDISIIIPNSLITTNKVINWSHQTEQNRFRIDVRTTYGSDVELIIKLLEESAQEHPDVDRKKLTEARLSNFGSSSLDFHVFYYSKVIFRSERVKSDIRRIINRKFIENNITIPFPQMDVHIKRDLKV is encoded by the coding sequence ATGGAATTAATAACTAGGTTTTTAGAGTTAGAATTATTTGCAGTAGGGAAATACAGTTTTAAAGTTGCCACTTTAATTCTAGTAATTGTCATTTTTCTTGTTACAAAAATCACTTTATGGCTCATCAAGAAAGCCATGTTTCGAAAAATGAATTTGAAACAAAGAAAAGAAGGCAATGTCTATTCTTTATTTCAAATAATAAAATACCTTATCTGGACTATTAGTGTTGGTTTAATCTTGCAAACACTGGGTGTTGAGGTTACTCTGCTAATTGCCAGTTCGGCCGCATTATTAGTTGGTGTAGGACTAGGATTGCAGCAAACTTTTAATGATATTGTTTCAGGAATAATTTTACTTTCAGAAAGATCAATCAGAATATCAGACATTTTAGAAATTGATGGCGAAATAATTAAAATACAAGAGATTGGCTTGCGAACCTCTAAAGGATTAAATACAGATGATATTTCAATCATCATACCCAACTCTTTAATAACCACGAATAAAGTTATTAACTGGAGCCATCAAACAGAGCAAAATCGATTTCGAATAGATGTGAGAACCACCTATGGTAGTGATGTAGAATTAATAATTAAACTTCTTGAAGAAAGTGCTCAAGAGCATCCGGATGTAGACCGCAAAAAATTAACAGAAGCCAGACTTTCCAATTTTGGAAGTTCGTCTTTAGATTTTCATGTGTTTTACTACAGCAAAGTTATTTTTAGATCAGAACGGGTTAAAAGTGATATTCGTAGAATAATAAATCGCAAATTTATTGAAAACAATATTACTATTCCGTTTCCACAAATGGATGTTCATATAAAGCGCGATTTAAAAGTTTAA
- a CDS encoding PolC-type DNA polymerase III — translation MNLNWFKPKKKNYPEFWKAYLDTFNNTAKTTIEDSKFIAFDTETTGFDIKRDRILSIGAVSILNKRVEVGGSYEIYLKQEIFNRDTVKIHELIKTGNRNKIDELEALKSFLKYIENAVLVAHHANFDKNMVNEMLLRHGLGKLKNKFIDTGHLYNKSKHIIYQDNLKTHYTLDDLCLELNVPKVDRHTASGDALITAIVFLKILGRLKKQNNLNWDYLLAN, via the coding sequence ATGAATTTGAATTGGTTTAAACCTAAAAAAAAGAATTATCCTGAATTCTGGAAGGCCTATCTTGATACTTTTAATAATACAGCGAAAACCACTATTGAAGATAGCAAATTTATAGCCTTCGATACAGAAACAACGGGATTTGACATAAAAAGAGATAGAATTTTATCTATAGGTGCAGTGTCTATTCTAAATAAACGTGTTGAGGTAGGAGGTAGTTATGAAATTTACTTAAAGCAAGAAATATTTAATCGGGATACCGTAAAAATACATGAATTGATAAAAACTGGCAATCGAAATAAAATAGACGAATTAGAGGCTCTTAAATCGTTTTTAAAATACATCGAAAATGCGGTTCTTGTTGCGCATCATGCTAATTTTGATAAAAACATGGTTAACGAGATGCTTTTACGACATGGTTTAGGAAAGTTAAAGAATAAATTTATTGATACAGGCCATTTGTATAACAAGTCTAAGCATATTATTTATCAAGATAATTTAAAAACACATTACACGCTGGACGATTTATGTTTAGAATTAAATGTGCCCAAGGTAGATAGGCATACGGCTAGTGGGGATGCTCTAATAACCGCCATTGTTTTTCTTAAAATCTTAGGGCGTTTAAAAAAACAAAATAACCTTAATTGGGATTACTTATTAGCGAATTAA
- a CDS encoding YihY/virulence factor BrkB family protein: MAHSIKIKHLPNLLVEAFKSWYESEPFKISAVVAYYAILSLPALIIIILKLVGSFWGENLVQGELLTEIKEAIGHDAAAAIKTMIVNQSSQKNSTLAALIGIGTLMFGATGVFNQLKSALDAIWKQEKTYPNGFIATIMSRVKSFGFVLILGFILLSSLILTSILSMFSNQLNRILPAGLFDYLHLADFIVSVVFIYALFATMFKYLPSAKITWKSVHVGAALTTFLFLIGKYLLALYFRAVEPGSAYGAAGSIILIMLWVSYSNLILLYGAHFTKHYADKYVVPENVSQ; encoded by the coding sequence ATGGCGCACTCAATTAAAATTAAACATTTGCCCAATTTATTAGTAGAGGCATTTAAATCTTGGTATGAAAGTGAACCGTTTAAAATAAGCGCTGTTGTTGCTTATTACGCTATTTTGTCTTTACCCGCTCTTATCATAATTATATTAAAGCTAGTAGGTAGTTTTTGGGGAGAAAATTTGGTGCAAGGCGAATTGTTAACCGAAATAAAAGAAGCCATTGGCCACGATGCCGCTGCCGCAATTAAAACCATGATTGTTAACCAATCTAGTCAAAAAAACTCGACACTAGCCGCACTCATTGGTATTGGAACATTAATGTTTGGAGCCACGGGTGTTTTTAATCAGTTAAAATCGGCTCTAGATGCCATATGGAAGCAAGAAAAGACTTACCCCAATGGTTTTATAGCAACAATTATGAGCCGCGTTAAAAGTTTTGGATTTGTATTGATTTTAGGATTCATTTTACTCTCAAGTCTTATTCTCACCTCTATACTGAGTATGTTTAGCAACCAATTAAACAGAATTTTGCCAGCTGGACTTTTCGATTATTTACACTTAGCAGATTTTATAGTTTCGGTGGTCTTTATTTATGCCTTATTTGCCACCATGTTTAAATATTTACCCTCAGCCAAAATTACTTGGAAATCTGTACACGTCGGGGCAGCTTTAACCACTTTTTTGTTTTTAATAGGTAAATACCTCCTCGCTCTATACTTTAGGGCAGTGGAGCCGGGTTCTGCATACGGTGCAGCAGGATCTATCATACTCATTATGCTATGGGTATCTTACTCCAATTTAATCTTATTGTATGGCGCTCATTTTACAAAACATTACGCCGATAAGTATGTGGTGCCGGAAAATGTGTCGCAATAA
- a CDS encoding glycosyltransferase family 9 protein, translated as MKVPGSVNAYRRKIMHFITKNVGSSQSEPEFNANTSVEIKNILIIRPNHRLGNQLLLTPVVQEVVNTFPDCEIDLFVKGGVAYPIFENYKAVKNIYQLPKKPFNNLFKYIRCWFQIKKRSYDLVINGDKNSSSGRLLTQLSKANYKVFGDVIEDIEEKHEDYEHISKYPVYNLRYYLSKLGFKENNNEVPTLNIKLSDSEKEAGKLLLNKIVGNDKKTICIYTNATADKCYSETWWHNFYTRLKSEFETSYNIIEMLPIENISKINFKAPHFYSKDIREMGAIINNTAIFIAADNGVMHLACASHTPTVGFFSVTNKNIYGPYGNGSIALQTNETTIDDWMRSIHNILQ; from the coding sequence ATGAAAGTACCTGGAAGTGTAAATGCATATCGAAGAAAAATCATGCATTTTATTACAAAAAACGTGGGTAGTTCTCAAAGCGAACCCGAATTTAATGCCAACACAAGCGTTGAGATAAAAAACATTTTAATTATTCGTCCTAATCACAGATTAGGCAATCAGCTCTTATTAACCCCAGTTGTACAGGAAGTTGTAAATACCTTTCCAGATTGCGAAATCGATTTGTTTGTAAAGGGGGGTGTGGCATATCCAATTTTTGAAAACTATAAGGCAGTTAAAAATATTTATCAACTTCCTAAAAAGCCCTTCAATAATTTATTCAAATATATTAGATGCTGGTTTCAAATCAAAAAAAGATCTTATGACTTGGTTATAAACGGTGACAAAAACTCATCTTCGGGTCGATTGTTAACCCAATTATCGAAGGCGAATTACAAAGTTTTTGGAGACGTTATTGAAGATATTGAGGAGAAACATGAAGATTACGAACACATCTCTAAATACCCCGTTTACAATTTAAGATATTATTTAAGTAAGTTGGGGTTTAAAGAAAATAATAACGAAGTGCCTACTTTAAATATTAAATTAAGTGATTCTGAAAAAGAAGCCGGAAAATTATTACTTAATAAAATAGTAGGGAATGATAAAAAAACCATTTGTATATATACTAATGCTACAGCCGATAAGTGTTACTCTGAAACTTGGTGGCATAATTTTTATACGCGTCTTAAAAGTGAGTTTGAAACATCATATAATATCATAGAAATGTTACCCATAGAGAATATTTCGAAAATAAATTTTAAAGCACCTCATTTTTATAGTAAAGACATTCGAGAAATGGGTGCCATAATTAATAACACGGCTATATTTATCGCAGCCGATAATGGGGTTATGCATCTAGCATGCGCATCTCACACGCCCACTGTAGGGTTCTTCTCTGTTACCAATAAGAATATCTATGGGCCTTACGGAAATGGAAGTATAGCACTTCAAACTAATGAAACTACAATTGACGATTGGATGAGATCCATTCATAATATACTTCAATAA
- a CDS encoding EamA family transporter — MGVPRKTIIIVLAFFAIYVIWGSTYMLNKVAVSQLPPFFLAFIRFLMASLIIFAIAKFLKVNLAITKKQFFNAAIAGFLFLTLGNGLVVFALKYVDSGYAALQISAQPLVVLIMMRVLYRKRIELMSYIGVAFGFLGISLLVSQKELISQEGQILGMVLIFLCMLSWAYASIFVGKVDLPKNSFVSTGYQMLAGSLLLGLISLVLNEPWSLPHNWHSDVQLAMVGLILFGSIVAFTAFNYLLKEVSPEKVATSTYVNPIIALILGWFVLNEQITTQSIIAAVILLTGVYFINTKRTFKPRGVGR; from the coding sequence ATGGGGGTGCCTCGTAAAACTATAATTATTGTCTTGGCATTTTTTGCTATCTATGTTATTTGGGGCTCTACCTATATGCTTAATAAAGTGGCGGTTTCTCAGTTACCTCCGTTTTTTCTTGCTTTTATTCGATTTTTAATGGCAAGTTTAATCATATTTGCGATTGCAAAGTTTTTAAAAGTAAATTTAGCCATTACCAAAAAGCAATTTTTTAATGCGGCTATTGCAGGGTTTTTGTTTTTAACCCTAGGTAATGGTTTGGTTGTTTTTGCTTTAAAGTATGTCGATAGTGGTTATGCCGCTCTGCAAATTTCTGCTCAACCATTAGTCGTGTTAATCATGATGCGTGTGTTATACCGTAAACGTATTGAATTAATGTCTTATATAGGAGTTGCTTTTGGGTTTTTAGGAATATCCCTTTTGGTTAGTCAAAAAGAATTGATAAGTCAAGAAGGTCAAATATTGGGCATGGTTTTGATATTCTTATGCATGTTATCTTGGGCTTATGCCAGTATTTTTGTGGGTAAAGTCGATTTGCCAAAAAATTCGTTTGTAAGCACTGGATACCAAATGCTTGCGGGTAGTCTTTTATTAGGACTAATAAGCTTAGTTTTAAATGAACCTTGGTCTTTACCACATAATTGGCATAGCGATGTGCAATTAGCAATGGTTGGATTAATATTGTTTGGTAGTATTGTGGCATTTACCGCTTTTAATTATCTTTTAAAGGAAGTGTCGCCAGAAAAGGTAGCGACATCTACTTATGTCAATCCTATTATCGCATTAATTTTAGGATGGTTCGTTTTAAACGAACAAATTACCACACAGTCTATAATTGCTGCAGTTATTTTGCTTACAGGCGTTTATTTTATTAATACTAAACGCACTTTTAAACCACGTGGTGTTGGTCGATAA
- a CDS encoding DEAD/DEAH box helicase — protein sequence MSKTSTIESEERIAGKDLYSYQKGAIDKIFTAFEESPEDYHLLYQLPTGGGKTVIFSEIVRQYLKHHKKKVLVMTHRIELCKQTSKMLTEFEVKNKVIDSKADLSDQAEYSCFVAMVETLNNRLNDDKLDISDIGLVIIDEAHYNSFTKLFKFFSKSFILGVTATPLSSSMELPMTDNYDELIVGETIESLIENGFLAQANMYSYNVGLTSLVVGANGDYTVKSSEDLYTDNDMLSKLLQAYEERSKGKKTLIFNNGINTSLHVYDTFKRAGYPIAHLDNTNTKKERALILKWFKNTPDAILTSVSILTTGFDEPSVESIILNRATKSLTLYYQMIGRGSRIYKDKTTFDVIDLGNNFHRFGAWGEDLDWQKIFRSPYYYLDSLLSDEELESNFRYEMPDELRAEFSKSTDVYFDVQKTYIDSVKAGESSKVVLERSIEQHAKICIENSEDVYDALALAKMLGDDIDFRIGRYTKCISKSTYNFVDWLKGDYRKKLNAYLRANFDTVFESIHGYPPED from the coding sequence ATGTCCAAAACATCTACTATTGAGTCCGAAGAAAGAATTGCGGGTAAAGATTTATATAGCTATCAAAAAGGTGCAATCGATAAAATTTTTACTGCTTTTGAAGAATCTCCTGAAGATTACCATTTATTGTATCAGCTACCCACAGGTGGAGGAAAAACGGTTATTTTTTCTGAAATAGTAAGACAATATTTAAAGCATCATAAAAAAAAGGTGCTTGTTATGACACATCGTATTGAGTTATGCAAGCAAACTTCGAAGATGCTAACTGAATTTGAGGTTAAAAATAAAGTGATAGATAGCAAAGCAGATTTAAGCGATCAAGCTGAATACAGTTGTTTTGTTGCCATGGTTGAAACCTTAAATAATAGGCTTAATGATGATAAGTTGGATATATCGGACATTGGATTAGTTATTATTGATGAAGCGCATTACAACTCCTTTACAAAACTATTTAAGTTTTTTAGTAAGTCGTTTATTTTAGGGGTTACGGCAACACCTTTAAGCTCGAGTATGGAATTGCCAATGACTGATAATTATGATGAATTAATTGTTGGAGAAACCATCGAATCGCTCATAGAAAACGGATTTTTAGCACAAGCTAATATGTATTCTTACAATGTAGGCTTGACATCTTTGGTGGTAGGAGCAAATGGCGATTATACGGTAAAATCTTCTGAAGATTTATATACAGATAACGATATGCTTAGTAAACTATTACAAGCATACGAAGAGCGCTCTAAAGGGAAAAAAACGTTGATTTTTAACAATGGAATTAATACTTCGCTACACGTTTACGACACCTTTAAAAGGGCAGGTTACCCTATTGCACATTTAGACAACACCAACACGAAAAAGGAGCGTGCCTTAATTTTAAAATGGTTTAAAAATACACCCGATGCTATTTTAACATCGGTAAGTATTTTAACCACAGGCTTTGATGAGCCAAGTGTAGAGAGTATTATATTAAACCGGGCAACCAAATCTCTTACACTTTACTATCAAATGATTGGTCGTGGATCGCGTATTTATAAAGACAAAACCACTTTTGATGTTATAGATTTAGGAAATAATTTTCACCGATTTGGAGCCTGGGGAGAGGATTTAGATTGGCAAAAAATATTTAGATCACCGTATTATTATTTAGATTCTTTACTAAGTGATGAAGAGTTGGAAAGTAATTTTAGATATGAAATGCCAGACGAATTACGTGCTGAATTCTCAAAATCTACCGATGTTTATTTTGATGTTCAGAAAACGTATATTGACTCTGTAAAAGCTGGCGAGTCTTCAAAAGTAGTTTTAGAACGCTCCATAGAACAGCATGCCAAAATATGTATTGAAAACAGCGAAGATGTATACGATGCGTTAGCCTTGGCAAAAATGCTTGGCGACGATATAGATTTTAGAATAGGCCGATATACAAAATGCATAAGTAAGAGCACTTATAATTTTGTAGATTGGCTTAAAGGCGATTATAGAAAAAAATTAAATGCTTATTTACGCGCTAATTTTGATACTGTTTTTGAATCTATTCACGGATACCCACCAGAAGATTAG
- a CDS encoding alanine/glycine:cation symporter family protein: MEQIKQLIADFSSIVWGLPLLILLIGGGLYLLIRSKFGTFRLIGHAVEVLRGKYDDPNDPGQISHFQALSTALSSTIGMGNIAGVAVAISIGGPGAVFWMWVSAVVGMSTKFFTSTLAIMFRGKDSNGELQGGPMYFIIEGLGKNWKPLAIMFSVCGLIGALPVFNVNQLTQAINDILLRPNNVEVGFNSNLIIGFTLANITAIVILGGIGRISKTASRLVPFMVLLYFVSVLIILFVNIDVVPKYFTMIFTDAFAANNYKGDAFFGGLVGGLILLGIKRGAFSNEAGIGTAPLAHGAAKTNEPVREGLVAMLGPAIDTLIVCTLTALAILVTGVWETTSDNGVSLTANAFGNAMPGFGKYLLLVCIAVFSVSSLFSFSYYGSKCLSFLIGANNKHYYNYFYIASIILGATTSLDMMINLIDGVFALMAIPTMISTIILAPKVVNELNAYKKRLKANRLKI; encoded by the coding sequence ATGGAACAAATTAAACAGTTAATTGCCGATTTCTCTAGTATAGTTTGGGGTTTACCCTTACTTATACTTTTAATTGGTGGGGGTTTATATTTATTAATTCGCTCAAAATTCGGTACTTTTCGTTTAATTGGCCATGCTGTTGAAGTACTACGTGGAAAATACGACGACCCAAACGATCCTGGACAAATTAGTCATTTCCAAGCCTTAAGCACAGCTCTGTCTTCTACCATTGGTATGGGAAACATTGCTGGAGTTGCAGTAGCCATTTCTATAGGTGGACCTGGAGCTGTTTTCTGGATGTGGGTAAGTGCCGTTGTGGGCATGTCTACCAAGTTTTTTACTTCGACCCTAGCTATTATGTTTAGAGGTAAAGACAGTAACGGGGAGTTGCAAGGAGGACCTATGTACTTTATTATTGAAGGTTTGGGGAAAAACTGGAAACCTTTAGCTATTATGTTTAGTGTTTGTGGGTTAATTGGTGCTTTACCCGTTTTTAATGTTAACCAACTTACGCAAGCCATAAATGATATTTTGCTTCGACCTAACAATGTCGAGGTCGGGTTTAACTCTAACCTAATAATAGGCTTTACACTAGCTAATATAACCGCAATTGTAATTCTAGGTGGTATTGGAAGAATTAGTAAAACAGCATCTCGACTCGTTCCTTTTATGGTTTTACTTTATTTTGTATCTGTACTTATCATACTATTTGTAAATATAGATGTTGTACCTAAGTATTTCACAATGATTTTTACTGATGCTTTTGCTGCCAATAATTACAAAGGCGATGCGTTTTTTGGGGGGCTTGTTGGAGGTTTAATTTTATTAGGTATTAAACGCGGTGCTTTTTCAAACGAAGCAGGTATTGGTACGGCGCCTTTGGCTCACGGAGCTGCTAAAACAAACGAACCAGTTCGAGAAGGTCTTGTAGCCATGTTGGGCCCCGCAATAGACACCCTAATTGTATGCACACTAACGGCTTTAGCTATTTTAGTTACTGGAGTTTGGGAAACCACTTCAGATAATGGTGTATCTCTTACCGCCAATGCCTTTGGTAATGCCATGCCGGGATTTGGCAAATATTTATTGTTGGTTTGTATTGCTGTATTTAGTGTTTCTTCACTATTTTCATTTTCGTACTATGGCTCCAAATGCTTATCCTTTTTAATAGGCGCAAACAATAAACATTACTATAATTACTTTTATATTGCTAGTATTATTTTAGGTGCCACCACATCTCTGGATATGATGATTAATCTAATTGATGGCGTATTTGCTTTAATGGCCATACCAACTATGATATCAACCATTATTCTTGCTCCAAAAGTTGTAAACGAATTAAACGCTTACAAAAAACGCCTGAAAGCGAATAGATTAAAAATTTAA
- a CDS encoding DUF4251 domain-containing protein has protein sequence MSCKSARSQATNEQIETLKNLVENRNFSLEFLWAYPQATGATQQVLNSKVLQAGSSAGAINLIGNSNFLTISGDTISSYLPYFGERRGSVAYSGKDSAIQLEGVLENFKVSEGKHHSYSLSFDARSKSEHFKVVIRLYPNLKSYLTVIGDSRTSISYSGQLIPKT, from the coding sequence ATGTCCTGTAAGTCTGCAAGGTCGCAAGCGACAAACGAGCAAATAGAAACCCTTAAAAATTTGGTGGAAAACAGGAATTTTTCATTAGAATTTCTTTGGGCCTATCCGCAAGCTACTGGGGCTACACAACAAGTCCTTAATTCGAAGGTCTTGCAAGCAGGTAGCAGCGCAGGAGCTATAAACCTTATAGGGAACTCCAATTTCTTAACTATTTCTGGAGATACGATTTCATCGTATTTACCCTATTTTGGTGAACGACGTGGTAGTGTAGCGTATTCTGGTAAAGATAGCGCCATTCAGTTAGAAGGCGTGCTTGAAAATTTTAAAGTTTCTGAAGGCAAACATCATAGTTATTCCCTGTCTTTTGATGCTAGAAGTAAATCCGAACATTTTAAAGTTGTGATCAGATTATATCCTAATTTAAAAAGTTATCTTACCGTTATAGGAGACTCACGAACTTCAATATCTTATTCAGGACAACTCATACCAAAAACATAA
- a CDS encoding cold-shock protein: MAKSQVTFNKIEKEKKRLKKREEKQKKKEARRAEAKENPQGIQFAYVDFNGNLTDTPPDPAMREKVEAESIELGIPKKEDRVEEEPTAKEGKVSFFDHSKGFGFILDSVNQEKYFVHVSGLIDEITENDKVTYELERGQKGMNAVRVKKI, translated from the coding sequence ATGGCAAAATCGCAAGTAACATTTAACAAAATTGAAAAAGAGAAAAAACGCTTAAAGAAAAGAGAAGAGAAGCAAAAAAAGAAAGAAGCACGTAGAGCAGAAGCTAAAGAAAACCCACAAGGTATTCAGTTTGCTTATGTTGATTTTAATGGCAATTTAACAGATACGCCTCCAGATCCTGCCATGCGTGAAAAAGTTGAAGCCGAAAGCATCGAGTTAGGAATTCCTAAAAAAGAAGATAGAGTAGAAGAAGAGCCCACAGCAAAAGAGGGCAAGGTTTCTTTCTTCGATCATTCTAAAGGTTTTGGCTTTATTTTAGACAGCGTAAATCAGGAAAAATATTTTGTACATGTAAGCGGTTTAATTGACGAAATTACCGAAAACGATAAGGTGACTTACGAGCTTGAGCGTGGCCAAAAAGGAATGAATGCTGTAAGAGTAAAGAAAATTTAA
- a CDS encoding S9 family peptidase, protein MKTRPGNIKLPTPDSELEKLAKEDATAYPYRIEDYFAKPLASAFKFSPNGTYLSYKEKDENKKNHVFVKNLETDKVTQVITEEEELIRGYAWANDSRLIYVMDKGGNEDYHLFAIDVDGKNQKDLTPFDGVKVNILRNLKEDEDHMIISMNRNNPQIFEPYKINIVTGELKQLYKNEDAANPISGYEFDKDGNLKGFTKLRDGVYIDLYYTTDGENYNVKKELNWKDTFSILSFNYASTNPDEAYVLSNLDSDKTEIYLYDLKADKVVKKLFSNDQYDVSGLALSRHRDYQLDYFSYLGEKRHIIPVSDYYKELHNKITTKFPQYSYSIADKTDDESKYLIFLQSDKLYGKYYAFDAKNNTFKLLYNLRPQLDENDMAEMRSITFKSRDGKTIHGYITLPKEALSGVKVPVIVNPHGGPQGIRDSWGFNPEAQLFASRGYATLQVNFRISGGYGRAFLESGFKQIGRKAMNDVEDGLQYVIEKGWVDKNKVAIYGGSHGGYAVLRGLTKTPDLYACGVDYVGVSNLFTFMNSIPPYWKPYLKIIKEIWYDPEVPEEKTIMKEVSPVFHIDKMTKPLFVVQGANDPRVNINESDQIVEGLRAKGVDVPYMVKYDEGHGFAKEENTIALYKAMMGFYAKHLK, encoded by the coding sequence TTGAAAACACGACCAGGAAATATAAAATTACCAACACCAGATTCCGAGTTAGAAAAATTGGCAAAGGAAGACGCCACTGCATACCCATACAGGATTGAAGATTATTTTGCCAAACCCCTAGCAAGTGCTTTTAAATTTTCTCCAAACGGCACCTATTTGTCTTACAAAGAAAAAGATGAAAATAAGAAAAATCATGTTTTCGTGAAAAATCTGGAAACCGATAAGGTTACACAGGTTATTACAGAGGAAGAAGAATTAATTAGAGGATACGCCTGGGCAAACGATTCTAGACTAATTTATGTTATGGATAAAGGTGGTAATGAAGATTACCATTTATTTGCTATTGATGTGGATGGGAAAAACCAAAAAGATTTAACCCCTTTCGATGGTGTAAAGGTTAATATACTTAGAAATTTGAAAGAAGATGAAGATCATATGATTATATCTATGAACCGAAATAACCCACAAATTTTTGAACCTTATAAAATTAATATTGTTACCGGCGAATTAAAACAACTTTATAAAAACGAAGATGCAGCGAACCCCATTAGTGGATATGAGTTTGATAAAGACGGAAATTTAAAGGGTTTTACAAAATTACGCGATGGGGTATATATTGATTTATATTACACAACCGATGGCGAAAATTACAACGTAAAAAAAGAACTAAACTGGAAAGATACGTTTTCAATTCTAAGTTTTAATTACGCCTCTACTAATCCTGATGAAGCTTATGTACTTTCGAATTTAGATAGCGACAAAACAGAAATTTATTTATATGATTTGAAAGCAGATAAAGTTGTTAAAAAATTGTTTTCAAATGATCAATACGATGTTTCTGGCTTAGCCTTATCTCGACATAGGGATTACCAATTAGATTATTTCAGCTATCTGGGTGAAAAGAGACATATTATTCCTGTAAGCGATTACTACAAAGAACTTCACAATAAAATAACAACTAAATTCCCGCAATACAGCTATTCCATAGCCGATAAAACAGACGATGAAAGTAAGTATTTAATATTTTTACAAAGCGATAAGTTATACGGTAAATATTATGCTTTTGATGCTAAAAACAACACCTTTAAACTGCTTTATAATTTAAGGCCTCAACTTGATGAGAATGATATGGCAGAAATGCGCTCTATTACTTTTAAGAGTAGAGATGGTAAAACCATTCACGGCTATATTACGCTTCCAAAGGAAGCTCTAAGCGGCGTTAAAGTGCCTGTTATAGTAAACCCTCATGGCGGTCCACAGGGCATTAGAGACTCTTGGGGCTTTAATCCGGAAGCACAGCTTTTTGCTAGCCGTGGCTATGCCACCTTACAAGTAAACTTTAGAATTTCTGGTGGTTATGGTCGTGCGTTTTTAGAATCGGGTTTTAAACAAATTGGCAGAAAAGCTATGAACGATGTGGAAGATGGTTTACAATATGTTATCGAGAAAGGCTGGGTAGACAAAAATAAGGTTGCTATTTATGGAGGTAGCCATGGCGGATATGCCGTGTTACGTGGCTTAACTAAAACACCAGATTTATACGCTTGTGGTGTAGATTATGTAGGTGTTTCTAACTTATTTACCTTTATGAATAGTATCCCGCCCTATTGGAAACCCTATCTAAAAATTATTAAGGAAATTTGGTACGACCCTGAGGTTCCAGAAGAAAAGACAATTATGAAAGAGGTGTCCCCTGTTTTTCATATAGACAAAATGACGAAACCTCTTTTTGTTGTTCAAGGTGCTAATGACCCTCGAGTAAATATTAATGAGTCCGATCAAATTGTTGAAGGTTTAAGAGCAAAAGGCGTAGATGTGCCCTATATGGTAAAATACGACGAAGGTCATGGTTTTGCCAAAGAAGAAAACACTATTGCGCTATACAAAGCCATGATGGGTTTTTACGCAAAGCATTTAAAATAA